A window from Engraulis encrasicolus isolate BLACKSEA-1 chromosome 13, IST_EnEncr_1.0, whole genome shotgun sequence encodes these proteins:
- the bbs5 gene encoding Bardet-Biedl syndrome 5 protein homolog — translation MAAVLDVLWEDRDVRFDITAQQMKTRPGEVLIDCLDSIEDTKGNNGDRGRLLVTNLRIIWHSLALPRVNLSVGYNTVINITTRTANSKLRGQTEALYILTKSNNTRFEFIFTNVVPGSPRLFISVIAVHRAYETSKMYRDLKLRGALIQNKQLRLLPREQVYDKINGVWNLSSDQGNLGTFFITNVRIVWHANMNESFNVSIPYLQIRSIRIRDSKFGLALVIESSQQTGGYVLGFKIDPMDKLQDAVKEINSLHKVYSNNPIFGVEYEMEEKPQPLEELTVEQPPDDVEIEPDEQTDAFTAYFADGNKQQDREPVFSEELGLAIEKLKDGFTLQGLWEVMG, via the exons ATGGCAGCTGTCCTGGATGTGCTGTGGGAAGACCGAGATGTTAGGTTCGATATTACGGCACA GCAAATGAAAACAAGACCCGGGGAAGTCCTTATAGATTGTTTGGATTCCATAGAAGACACGAAGGGAAACAACGGCGACAGAG GTAGACTTTTGGTGACCAACCTGAGAATCATCTGGCATTCGCTTGCTCTGCCAAGAGTTAACCTCT CTGTAGGATACAACACCGTCATCAACATCACAACAAGAACAGCCAATTCG aaacTGAGGGGGCAAACAGAGGCCTTGTACATACTAACCAAGTCTAACAACACCCGGTTTGAGTTCATCTTCACCAATGTGGTGCCCGGCAGCCCCAGACTCTTCATATCAGTCATTGCTGTGCACAG GGCGTATGAAACGTCTAAAATGTATCGGGACCTGAAGCTGAGGGGGGCTCTGATTCAGAACAAGCAGCTGCGGCTCCTTCCACGAGAGCAGGTGTACGACAAGATCAACGGTGTGTGGAATCTCTCCAGTGACCAG ggcAACCTGGGAACCTTCTTCATCACTAATGTCCGGATCGTGTGGCATGCCAACATGAACGAGAGCTTCAATGTCAGCATCCCCTACCTGCAGATC CGCTCCATTAGGATAAGAGACTCCAAGTTTGGTCTGGCCCTGGTCATAGAGAGCTCACAGCAG aCTGGAGGCTACGTTCTGGGCTTCAAGATTGACCCCATGGACAAGCTGCAAGATGCGGTGAAGGAGATCAACTCTCTGCACAAAGTCTACTCCAACAACCCCATCTTTGGTGTTGAGTACGAGATGGAGGAGAAG CCTCAGCCACTGGAGGAGCTGACGGTGGAGCAGCCACCAGATGATGTGGAGATCGAACCAGACGAGCAAACAGACGCCTTCACT gccTACTTTGCTGATGGAAATAAG CAACAGGACAGGGAGCCGGTGTTCTCTGAGGAGCTGGGCCTGGCCATCGAGAAGCTGAAGGACGGCTTCACCCTGCAGGGCCTCTGGGAGGTCATGGGCTGA